The genomic segment AGGATTTTTGGATCCAGTAGGGTGTGTGTCACCTGTCCCTGGGTAATAAAGGTACTTGAAACAATGAGTGCTGACAGAACAGCAACGGGTACAAAACCTAGTCCTTTCTGGATCTTTTTAGGCATTTCAAAATTGCCCGCAGCACCCAGCACTGCAAATCGTAAACCAAAGGTGATGACCACCATG from the Dongshaea marina genome contains:
- a CDS encoding AzlD domain-containing protein, coding for MNPMMSNSEFLAITIGMVVITFGLRFAVLGAAGNFEMPKKIQKGLGFVPVAVLSALIVSSTFITQGQVTHTLLDPKILAFIVCVLVSLRFGLISTVVCGMGSLWLFQWLIGMLH